In a single window of the Raphanus sativus cultivar WK10039 chromosome 9, ASM80110v3, whole genome shotgun sequence genome:
- the LOC108828731 gene encoding 60S ribosomal protein L3-2 isoform X1, whose amino-acid sequence MFCLLTDCGASVYSHVLCGYGRNENPRESISKSRLESLICSLLLEEPFFKKWLFSERSMSHRKFEHPRHGSLGFLPRKRANRQRGKVKAFPKDDPTKPCRLTSFLGYKAGMTHIVREVEKPGSKLHKKETCEAVTVIETPPMVVVGVVGYVKTPRGLRSLSTVWAQHLSEEVRRRFYKNWAKSKKKAFTRYSKKHETEEGKKDIQSQLDKMKKYCTVVRVLAHTQIRKVKGLKQKKAHLNEIQVNGGDVAKKVDYAYSLFEKQVPVDAIFQKDEMIDIIGVTKGKGYEGVVTRWGVTRLPRKTHRGLRKVACIGAWHPARVSYTVARAGQNGYHHRTEMNKKIYRLGKVGEETHTAMTEFDRTEKEITPMGGFPHYGVVKDDYLLIKGCCVGPKKRVVTLRQTLLKQTSRVALEEIKLKFIDTASNGGHGRFQTGEEKARFYGRVKA is encoded by the exons atgttttgtttgttgaCTGACTGTGGTGCATCTGTATATTCTCATGTACTTTGTGGTTATGGTCGGAATGAAAACCCTCGGGAATCCATTTCAAAATCAAGGCTGGAATCTCTTATCTGCTCTCTTTTGCTGGAAGagccattttttaaaaagtggcTTTTTTCTG AGAGAAGTATGTCTCACAGAAAGTTTGAGCATCCAAGACATGGTTCTTTGGGTTTCCTTCCAAGGAAAAGAGCCAACAGACAACGTGGAAAAG tgAAGGCCTTCCCCAAAGATGATCCTACTAAGCCTTGCAGACTCACTTCCTTCTTGGGATACAAAGCTGGGATGACTCATATTGTCAGAGAAGTCGAAAAACCTGGATCAAAGCTCCACAAGAAGGAAACATGTGAAGCTGTGACTGTGATCGAGACGCCTCCAATGGTGGTTGTTGGCGTGGTTGGGTACGTGAAGACACCCCGTGGTCTCCGCTCTCTAAGCACCGTGTGGGCTCAGCATCTGAGCGAGGAAGTGAGGAGGAGGTTTTACAAGAACTGGGCCAAGTCCAAGAAGAAGGCTTTCACCAGATACTCCAAGAAGCACGAAACCGAAGAAGGCAAGAAAGACATTCAGTCTCAGCTTGACAAGATGAAGAAGTACTGCACCGTCGTCAGAGTTCTTGCCCACACTCAGATAAGGAAAGTGAAAGGACTGAAGCAGAAGAAGGCTCATCTGAACGAGATTCAAGTCAACGGTGGAGATGTTGCGAAGAAGGTTGACTATGCGTATAGCCTGTTCGAGAAGCAAGTCCCTGTAGATGCTATCTTCCAGAAAGACGAGATGATTGATATCATCGGTGTTACTAAAGGGAAAGGTTACGAAGGTGTGGTGACGAGATGGGGTGTGACGCGTCTTCCGAGGAAGACACACCGTGGTCTCCGCAAGGTGGCTTGCATTGGAGCTTGGCACCCTGCTAGAGTCTCTTACACGGTGGCTAGAGCTGGGCAGAACGGGTACCACCACCGTACGGAGATGAACAAGAAGATTTACAGGCTTGGTAAAGTTGGGGAGGAGACTCACACTGCCATGACGGAGTTTGATAGGACGGAGAAGGAGATTACTCCCATGGGAGGGTTCCCGCACTATGGGGTGGTGAAGGATGATTATCTGTTGATCAAGGGGTGTTGCGTGGGGCCGAAGAAACGTGTGGTGACTTTGAGGCAGACGTTGTTGAAGCAGACTTCTAGGGTTGCGTTGGAGGAGATTAAGCTTAAGTTTATTGATACAGCGTCCAACGGTGGACACGGTCGTTTCCAGACTGGTGAAGAGAAGGCTAGGTTCTATGGTAGAGTCAAGgcttag
- the LOC108825585 gene encoding serine/threonine-protein phosphatase PP2A-1 catalytic subunit has translation MPSNGDLDRQIEQLMECKPLAEADVKILCDQAKAILVEEWNVQPVKCPVTVCGDIHGQFYDLIELFRIGGNPPDTNYLFMGDYVDRGYYSVETVSLLVALKVRYRDRLTILRGNHESRQITQVYGFYDECLRKYGNANVWKHFTDLFDYLPLTALIESQVFCLHGGLSPSLDTLDNIRSLDRIQEVPHEGPMCDLLWSDPDDRCGWGISPRGAGYTFGQDIATQFNHNNGLSLISRAHQLVMEGFNWCQEKNVVTVFSAPNYCYRCGNMAAILEIGEKMEQNFLQFDPAPRQVEPDTTRKTPDYFL, from the exons ATGCCGTCAAACGGGGATCTGGACCGTCAGATCGAGCAGCTGATGGAGTGTAAGCCGTTGGCAGAAGCGGACGTGAAGATCCTCTGCGATCAAGCCAAGGCCATTCTCGTTGAGGAATGGAACGTTCAACCGGTTAAGTGTCCTGTTACCGTATGCGGCGATATCCACGGCCAGTTCTATGACCTAATCGAGCTCTTCCGTATCGGTGGTAACCCGCCTGATACTAATTACCTCTTCATGGGTGATTACGTAG ATCGTGGCTACTACTCAGTTGAAACAGTCTCCCTATTGGTGGCACTGAAGGTGCGTTACAGAGACAGACTCACGATCCTGCGTGGGAATCATGAGAGTCGTCAAATTACACAAGT CTATGGGTTTTATGACGAGTGCTTGAGGAAATATGGAAATGCAAACGTGTGGAAGCATTTCACGGACCTCTTTGATTACCTTCCTCTTACAGCACTTATTGAGAGTCAG GTGTTCTGTTTACATGGAGGGCTTTCACCTTCTCTAGACACCCTTGACAATATCCGAAGCTTGGATCGCATACAGGAG GTTCCACACGAAGGACCAATGTGCGATTTACTCTGGTCTGATCCAGACGATCGTTGTGGTTGGGGAATATCTCCCCGTGGTGCTGGTTACACATTTGGACAGGATATTGCAACTCAATTTAATCATAATAATGGACTGAGTTTGATATCAAGAGCGCATCAACTTGTAATGGAAGGCTTTAATTGGTGTCAG GAGAAGAACGTAGTGACGGTGTTTAGTGCACCAAACTACTGTTACAGATGTGGCAACATGGCAGCAATACTTGAGATTGGAGAGAAGATGGAACAGAACTTCCTTCAGTTTGATCCAGCACCCAGACAGGTCGAACCTGATACCACTCGCAAGACTCCTGattattttttgtga
- the LOC108828731 gene encoding 60S ribosomal protein L3-2 isoform X2 codes for MSHRKFEHPRHGSLGFLPRKRANRQRGKVKAFPKDDPTKPCRLTSFLGYKAGMTHIVREVEKPGSKLHKKETCEAVTVIETPPMVVVGVVGYVKTPRGLRSLSTVWAQHLSEEVRRRFYKNWAKSKKKAFTRYSKKHETEEGKKDIQSQLDKMKKYCTVVRVLAHTQIRKVKGLKQKKAHLNEIQVNGGDVAKKVDYAYSLFEKQVPVDAIFQKDEMIDIIGVTKGKGYEGVVTRWGVTRLPRKTHRGLRKVACIGAWHPARVSYTVARAGQNGYHHRTEMNKKIYRLGKVGEETHTAMTEFDRTEKEITPMGGFPHYGVVKDDYLLIKGCCVGPKKRVVTLRQTLLKQTSRVALEEIKLKFIDTASNGGHGRFQTGEEKARFYGRVKA; via the exons ATGTCTCACAGAAAGTTTGAGCATCCAAGACATGGTTCTTTGGGTTTCCTTCCAAGGAAAAGAGCCAACAGACAACGTGGAAAAG tgAAGGCCTTCCCCAAAGATGATCCTACTAAGCCTTGCAGACTCACTTCCTTCTTGGGATACAAAGCTGGGATGACTCATATTGTCAGAGAAGTCGAAAAACCTGGATCAAAGCTCCACAAGAAGGAAACATGTGAAGCTGTGACTGTGATCGAGACGCCTCCAATGGTGGTTGTTGGCGTGGTTGGGTACGTGAAGACACCCCGTGGTCTCCGCTCTCTAAGCACCGTGTGGGCTCAGCATCTGAGCGAGGAAGTGAGGAGGAGGTTTTACAAGAACTGGGCCAAGTCCAAGAAGAAGGCTTTCACCAGATACTCCAAGAAGCACGAAACCGAAGAAGGCAAGAAAGACATTCAGTCTCAGCTTGACAAGATGAAGAAGTACTGCACCGTCGTCAGAGTTCTTGCCCACACTCAGATAAGGAAAGTGAAAGGACTGAAGCAGAAGAAGGCTCATCTGAACGAGATTCAAGTCAACGGTGGAGATGTTGCGAAGAAGGTTGACTATGCGTATAGCCTGTTCGAGAAGCAAGTCCCTGTAGATGCTATCTTCCAGAAAGACGAGATGATTGATATCATCGGTGTTACTAAAGGGAAAGGTTACGAAGGTGTGGTGACGAGATGGGGTGTGACGCGTCTTCCGAGGAAGACACACCGTGGTCTCCGCAAGGTGGCTTGCATTGGAGCTTGGCACCCTGCTAGAGTCTCTTACACGGTGGCTAGAGCTGGGCAGAACGGGTACCACCACCGTACGGAGATGAACAAGAAGATTTACAGGCTTGGTAAAGTTGGGGAGGAGACTCACACTGCCATGACGGAGTTTGATAGGACGGAGAAGGAGATTACTCCCATGGGAGGGTTCCCGCACTATGGGGTGGTGAAGGATGATTATCTGTTGATCAAGGGGTGTTGCGTGGGGCCGAAGAAACGTGTGGTGACTTTGAGGCAGACGTTGTTGAAGCAGACTTCTAGGGTTGCGTTGGAGGAGATTAAGCTTAAGTTTATTGATACAGCGTCCAACGGTGGACACGGTCGTTTCCAGACTGGTGAAGAGAAGGCTAGGTTCTATGGTAGAGTCAAGgcttag
- the LOC108828531 gene encoding paired amphipathic helix protein Sin3-like 5, whose product MKRVREEVYVEPHIRGGHTVSSRGETNGKPLTIGGGGNMGGGLTTGDALSYLKAVKDMFQDKKDKYDTFLEVMKDFKAQRVDTNGVIARVRELFKGYDDLLLGFNTFLPKGYKITLPEKKAVDFGEAIEFVNKIKARFGSDDRAYKKFLDILNMYRKESKSISDVYQEVTLLFQDHEDLLAEFAHFLPDNSGSGSAHYPLSGRNAVQGAPAPAMHLRNFEKRIKVRNEYTEHSDQREDGDENLVACSARNSLGRYQKVEDNEGIQDYENGSKENGSHKILLSSSNHVAKGINELDLSECAQCSPSYRLLPDDYLIQIPSYRNKLGEKVLNDHWVSVTSGSEDYSFKHMRKNQYEESLFRCEDDRFELDMLLESVNAAINRVEALLEKINNNTISIETPICIKEHLSELNLRCIERLYGDYGLDVMDFLKKNSHIALPVILTRLKQKQEEWARCRSDFRKVWAEVYAKNHHKSLDHRSFYFKQQDSKNLSTKGLVAEIKDISDRKHKEDPLHAIAVGTKPSFTPDVEFSYTDTQVHADLYQLIKYYCEEVCAAEQSDKVMKLWVSFLEPMFGVPSRSQTDETMMDVAKSKDNQEQREAVKDNNTCDGSPVSNLKPLTPPKTPNKDNDKLHAGAAMTSVEIRSKVSDVSMGEHKVEREEGELSPTGSFEHDNSEVHRDNGMESVQKLPDNVRSNTSPEDGGSKTTQKLSEANQNASKVIASGSKFVGQVSVDEEHKGAMNCDEALMVNSSVGEDGSVFKLSERSLQPVKPLAKHVPVTLQVSESNSPNDSRVFYGNDSFYVLFRLHQMLYERILSAKIHSQRRWKAPDPDNTSPDSYSRFMDALYNLLDGSSDNTKFEDECRAIIGAQSYILFTLDKLVQKFVKHLHAVAADETDTRLLQLQTYESYRKPGRFFEIVYHENARALLHDHNIYRIEYSSAQSRLAIQLMNSGNDQPEVTAVAVEPGFANYLQNEFLSLVPDEEKKPGLFLKRNKAKMSGPDESSGLSRAMEGLKIINEVECKISCSSSKVKYEPNTSDLLYRSKQKKPKLDPNGLENDETPSKSEISRKRRISRFHASLNRRLVSLP is encoded by the exons ATGAAGAGGGTTAGAGAAGAAGTTTACGTTGAACCTCATATACGAGGAGGACATACTGTTTCGTCTCGAGGAGAAAC AAATGGTAAGCCTCTGACGATTGGTGGAGGAGGAAACATGGGAGGAGGGCTGACAACAGGTGACGCCTTGAGCTACCTCAAAGCTGTGAAAGACATGTTTCAGGACAAGAAAGACAAGTATGACACTTTCCTTGAAGTCATGAAGGACTTTAAAGCTCAGAG aGTTGATACTAATGGTGTCATAGCAAGGGTAAGAGAGTTGTTCAAGGGATATGACGACTTACTTTTGGGTTTTAATACCTTCTTGCCCAAAGGGTACAAGATAACCCTTCCTGAGAAGAAGGCAGTTGATTTTGGAGAAGCTATTGAGTTTGTTAACAAGATCAAG GCGAGATTTGGGAGTGATGACCGTGCATACAAAAAGTTTCTAGACATCTTGAACATGTACAGAAAGGAAAGCAAGTCCATCTCTGATGTCTATCAAGAG GTTACTCTGTTGTTCCAGGACCATGAAGATCTGCTTGCGGAGTTTGCCCATTTCTTACCTGATAATTCAGGCTCAGGTTCTGCTCATTACCCTCTGTCCGGAAGGAACGCAGTACAAGGTGCTCCAGCTCCTGCCATGCATCTAAGGAATTTTGAGAAG AGAATAAAAGTACGGAATGAGTATACAGAACACTCGGATCAACGAGAAGATGGTGACGAGAACCTTGTGGCTTGCTCTGCTCGTAATTCTCTGGGAA GATACCAGAAGGTAGAGGACAACGAGGGTATTCAAGATTATGAAAATGGCAGTAAAGAGAATGGAAGTCACAAAATTCTACTATCCTCCAGCAACCATGTGGCCAAGGGTATTAATGAACTGGATCTTTCCGAGTGTGCACAATGTTCTCCAAGTTATCGTCTCCTTCCAGATGAT TATCTTATTCAGATCCCAAGCTACAGAAATAAACTAGGTGAAAAGGTACTTAACGATCACTGGGTATCTGTCACATCCGGGAGTGAGGATTACTCATTCAAACACATGCGTAAAAACCAGTATGAAGAGAGCTTGTTTCGATGCGAGGATGACAG GTTTGAGTTGGACATGTTATTAGAGTCTGTGAACGCAGCCATTAACCGTGTGGAAGCTCTTCTtgagaagatcaacaacaacaCAATCTCTATAGAGACACCAATCTGTATCAAAGAACATTTATCAG AGCTGAACCTAAGATGCATTGAACGGTTGTACGGGGATTATGGGCTTGACGTGATGGATTTTCTGAAGAAGAATTCTCATATCGCCTTACCGGTGATACTAACTCGCTTGAAGCAGAAGCAAGAAGAATGGGCTAGGTGTCGCTCTGATTTTAGGAAAGTATGGGCTGAAGTATATGCTAAGAATCATCACAAATCACTAGATCACCGAAGCTTCTATTTCAAGCAGCAGGACTCCAAGAATCTGAGTACAAAAG GTTTGGTGGCAGAAATAAAAGATATCAGTGATAGAAAGCATAAAGAAGATCCACTTCATGCCATTGCTGTGGGAACTAAGCCCTCCTTTACTCCAGATGTGGAGTTCAGTTACACTGATACACAAGTTCATGCTGACCTATATCAACTGATCAAGTACTACTGTGAAGAGGTATGTGCTGCGGAACAGTCGGATAAAGTAATGAAGCTGTGGGTAAGCTTTTTGGAGCCCATGTTTGGTGTTCCTTCTAGGTCTCAGACTGATGAGACAATGATGGATGTTGCAAAGTCCAAGGACAACCAAGAGCAGCGTGAGGCGGTGAAAGACAACAACACCTGTGACGGTTCTCCTGTCTCAAACCTTAAACCGCTAACACCTCCAAAAACACCCAATAAAGACAATGATAAACTGCATGCTGGTGCAGCTATGACTAGTGTAGAGATTCGTAGTAAGGTTAGTGATGTATCAATGGGAGAGCATAAGGTTGAGCGAGAAGAGGGTGAGCTATCTCCCACCGGAAGTTTTGAGCATGACAACTCTGAGGTTCATAGAGACAACGGCATGGAGTCTGTGCAGAAACTGCCAGACAATGTAAGAAGTAATACTTCCCCTGAAGATGGTGGAAGTAAAACTACTCAAAAGTTATCAGAGGCGAATCAAAACGCCTCTAAAGTTATTGCTTCAGGAAGCAAGTTTGTTGGCCAAGTCTCTGTAGATGAAGAGCATAAAGGAGCTATGAACTGTGACGAGGCTTTAATGGTTAACTCAAGTGTGGGTGAAGATGGATCCGTTTTCAAATTGTCAGAACGGTCTCTGCAACCTGTAAAGCCCCTTGCAAAGCATGTTCCTGTGACACTACAAGTCAGTGAAAGTAACTCCCCGAATGATTCTCGAGTTTTCTATGGGAATGATTCATTTTATGTCCTCTTTAGGCTTCATCAA ATGTTGTACGAGAGAATACTATCTGCAAAGATACACTCACAGAGGAGATGGAAAGCTCCAGATCCAGATAATACATCTCCTGATTCTTATTCCAG GTTCATGGATGCCCTCTATAATTTACTTGATGGCTCAAGTGATAATACAAAGTTTGAAGATGAATGCCGAGCTATTATTGGAGCACAATCATATATTCTCTTCACATTGGACAAGCTAGTTCAGAAGTTTGTCAAGCAT CTTCATGCAGTTGCAGCTGACGAGACAGACACCAGGCTACTGCAATTACAAACATATGAAAGCTACAGAAAACCAGGAAGATTCTTTGAGATAGTGTACCATGAGAACGCCAGAGCCCTTCTCCATGATCACAACATATACAGGATTGAATAT TCATCTGCACAAAGCCGTCTGGCGATTCAACTTATGAACAGCGGGAATGATCAGCCTGAAGTTACAGCTGTAGCAGTGGAACCAGGTTTCGCAAATTATCTGCAGAATGAGTTTCTTTCGCTTGTACctgatgaagaaaaaaagcCTGGTCTATTTCTTAAGAG GAACAAGGCGAAAATGAGCGGTCCAGATGAATCTTCAGGGTTGTCGCGTGCAATGGAAGGTTTGAAGATTATCAACGAGGTTGAATGTAAGATATCTTGCAGTTCTTCCAAG GTCAAGTATGAACCAAACACATCAGATCTTTTGTATAGAAGCAAGCAGAAGAAACCAAAACTGGATCCAAACGGGCTTGAAAATGATGAAACTCCTAGTAAAAGTGAAATCTCGAGAAAGAGAAGGATATCACGTTTTCACGCAAGTCTTAACCGTAGACTTGTTTCCTTGCCTTAA
- the LOC108826880 gene encoding kunitz trypsin inhibitor 4-like: MNLHFLHLVTFKSNQLHKPKTMNPMFYFLTLTAVVAATANAGGPVLDSKGHLIFRGSYYVIPRIFGAAGGGLALVPRGDKQCPLYVGHETSEVHMGIPVRFSSWMSRVGFVPESEDLNIMMDVKATPCSQLNYWWVAPSVKDRKTWFIAAGPKPKTDEDYSKTSFQIKKTGDSLRGYKIMFCPKGKYCMNVGISREKNGVRRLVLSSKPFPVVFVKAT, encoded by the coding sequence ATGAACTTGCATTTTCTTCATCTAGTAACATTCAAATCAAACCAACTACACAAACCCAAAACCATGAATCCAATGTTTTACTTCCTTACCTTAACTGCTGTTGTGGCCGCGACTGCTAACGCTGGCGGACCAGTTCTCGATTCCAAAGGTCATTTAATATTCAGGGGTAGTTACTACGTTATCCCTCGCATCTTCGGAGCTGCAGGTGGTGGCCTGGCTCTAGTCCCCCGTGGTGACAAACAATGTCCCCTCTATGTCGGTCACGAAACTTCAGAGGTTCACATGGGCATTCCCGTAAGATTCTCATCCTGGATGTCTAGAGTTGGGTTCGTTCCCGAATCAGAGGACCTCAACATCATGATGGATGTTAAAGCTACGCCCTGTTCCCAGTTAAATTACTGGTGGGTTGCTCCGTCCGTCAAGGACCGTAAGACGTGGTTCATAGCGGCTGGTCCTAAGCCAAAAACTGACGAAGATTATTCCAAGACTTCCTTCCAGATCAAGAAAACTGGAGATTCTCTTAGAGGCTACAAGATTATGTTTTGTCCTAAGGGTAAATATTGCATGAATGTTGGGATCTCTAGGGAGAAAAATGGCGTTCGGCGTTTGGTTTTAAGCTCCAAACCATTCCCTGTTGTGTTCGTGAAAGCTACCTGA
- the LOC108825583 gene encoding probable disease resistance protein At1g59620: MAEALLPFAVERLWNLLVRETERFQGVGEQFHGLKRDVRRLRCFLEDADAKKHTSATVRDAIMEIKEIVLDAEDIIDTFLLKEGLGNKSGIRNTVRRFSCVSLERRRLALDIETLSRRITKEIQNMQSFGVQEGTVSESRKPPQDEQRRTFSTVDEKDPLVGMEKNIETLVGYLVEEDSSRVVSITGMGGIGKTTLARQVFNHETIKSHFQGGLAWVCVSQQFTREYVSREILQQLSPEIEVFKMTDNVLQSNLVRALETQKSLIVIDDIWSEGDWDRIKHVSLPKKGWKVLLTSRKEGVGLHADRHCVTFKPECLNFEDSWDLFQMIAFPMEDTAEFKVDEKMEEVGMQMIKCCGGLPLAVKVLGGLLAVEDRLHEWERIYENIKTHIVRGAGSDDRNSKSVYDVLYLSYEELPAYLKHCFLYLAHFPEDYQISVKDLSYYWAAEGMPRPRYCKEASIRDVGDGYVAELVKRNMVISERDVDTSRFEKCQLHDMMREVCLHKAEEDNFVQIIQGTSTANHESPGKFRRLAVHLPDESFNVETSEVTNASLRTLLIINGEEWKATSLFFKRHKLMRVLDLSEVEFEGGKLPSSIGKLIHLRYLSLYEARVTHLPSSMRNLKQLLYLNLYEYGVVGVYIPNIFKEMQELIYLCLPVRLHDKVKLELGNLVKLETLKNFSTEHGSVSDLQGMTKLRTLSMYIEGQGCSMKTLSSSLSKITHLENLIINNSQMHAPTNDGEVGFVWDFVHLRELKLEIYMPRLPDPQHFPSHLTKIHLAQCRLEKDPMPILEKLEQLKEVNLDDESFNGRRMVCSRGGFPQLLKLYFYGLKEWEEWIVEEGSMPLLHSLEISNCGKLKEIPHGLRFITSLENLSVSLRGEQCKMILSEQYLHSRLTCITLNDCRFEEDPMPILEKLLYLKRIDLSNISFGGNRMVCSRGGFPQLEAIWFYELKEFEEWIVEEGSMPLLRTLVISNCGKLKEIPHGLRFITSLENLTVRLRGEECKMILSEQYLHSRLTCIYLTDCRFEEDPMPILEKLLYLQLIHLEDISFGGNRMIYSRVGFPRLEQLSFNVLKEWEEWIVEEGSMPLLRSLDIRDCKKLKELPEGLRFITSLENLACYGMGEEWKKRLSEGGEDYYKVQHIPYVLF, encoded by the exons ATGGCTGAGGCACTTTTACCATTTGCAGTCGAGAGGCTTTGGAACCTCCTTGTCCGAGAAACTGAGCGCTTTCAAGGAGTTGGAGAGCAGTTCCATGGATTGAAAAGAGATGTGAGAAGGTTAAGGTGTTTTCTGGAAGATGCAGATGCCAAAAAACATACAAGTGCAACGGTGAGAGACGCTATCATGGAGATCAAAGAAATTGTTTTAGATGCAGAAGATATCATCGACACCTTTCTTCTAAAGGAAGGACTCGGAAATAAAAGTGGCATCAGGAATACTGTGAGAAGATTTTCTTGCGTTAGTTTGGAACGCAGGCGACTTGCTTTGGATATTGAAACTCTAAGTAGGAGGATCACTAAGGAGATACAAAATATGCAGAGTTTTGGCGTACAAGAGGGCACTGTCAGTGAAAGTCGTAAACCTCCACAGGACGAACAAAGACGAACATTTTCTACCGTTGACGAAAAAGACCCACTTGTTGGGATGGAGAAAAATATTGAGACATTGGTTGGCTATTTGGTGGAGGAGGATAGCAGTCGAGTGGTTTCTATTACCGGGATGGGTGGTATTGGCAAAACCACACTCGCAAGACAAGTTTTCAACCATGAGACAATAAAAAGTCATTTTCAAGGAGGATTGGCGTGGGTATGTGTTTCACAACAGTTTACAAGGGAGTATGTCTCACGGGAGATCTTGCAACAACTCAGTCCAGAAATCGAGGTGTTCAAGATGACAGACAATGTACTTCAATCAAATCTCGTTCGAGCGTTGGAAACACAAAAGTCTTTGATAGTCATTGATGATATATGGAGCGAAGGAGATTGGGACCGAATCAAGCATGTATCTCTGCCGAAAAAAG GATGGAAGGTACTACTTACTTCTCGCAAAGAAGGAGTGGGATTACATGCTGATAGACATTGTGTCACATTTAAACCAGAATGCCTAAATTTTGAAGACAGTTGGGATCTTTTTCAAATGATAGCATTTCCTATGGAAGACACAGCTG AGTTCAAGGTTGATGAAAAAATGGAAGAGGTGGGAATGCAGATGATCAAATGTTGTGGAGGTCTACCCTTGGCAGTAAAAGTGTTAGGAGGGTTGCTGGCTGTGGAAGACAGATTGCATGAGTGGGAAAGGATATATGAGAATATTAAAACTCACATTGTTAGAGGCGCTGGCTCCGACGACAGAAATAGCAAATCGGTTTATGATGTTCTGTATCTGAGCTACGAAGAGCTGCCTGCTTATTTGAAGCATTGCTTCCTTTACCTTGCTCATTTTCCTGAAGATTATCAAATATCTGTAAAGGACTTGTCCTATTACTGGGCTGCAGAAGGAATGCCAAGGCCGAGGTATTGCAAGGAAGCAAGCATCCGAGATGTGGGAGATGGATACGTAGCAGAATTGGTGAAGAGAAACATGGTTATTTCTGAGAGAGACGTCGATACTTCAAGATTTGAAAAATGTCAGTTGCATGACATGATGAGAGAAGTTTGTCTGCATAAAGCTGAAGAAGATAATTTTGTACAAATTATTCAAGGCACATCAACTGCAAACCATGAATCTCCTGGTAAATTTCGCAGACTCGCTGTACATCTGCCTGATGAATCATTTAATGTGGAGACATCAGAGGTGACGAATGCAAGCCTTAGAACTCTCTTGATTATCAATGGTGAAGAATGGAAGGCAACAAGTTTGTTCTTTAAAAGGCATAAGCTGATGAGAGTGTTAGATCTCTCTGAGGTCGAGTTTGAAGGAGGGAAGTTACCATCTAGCATCGGGAAGCTCATCCACTTGAGATATTTGAGTTTATATGAGGCACGTGTAACTCACCTACCTTCTTCTATGCGGAATCTGAAGCAGCTGCTCTATTTAAACCTATATGAATATGGGGTTGTTGGAGTCTACATTCCCAATATCTTTAAAGAGATGCAAGAATTGATATACTTGTGTTTGCCAGTTAGATTACATGATAAGGTAAAGTTGGAATTGGGAAATCTAGTCAAGCTGGAGACGTTGAAGAATTTCTCAACGGAGCATGGGAGTGTGAGTGATCTCCAAGGTATGACAAAGCTCAGGACCCTTTCCATGTATATCGAAGGTCAAGGATGTTCCATGAAAACCCTATCTTCATCTCTAAGTAAAATTACACACCTGGAGAATCTTATCATAAATAACAGTCAAATGCATGCCCCTACGAATGACGGAGAAGTAGGATTTGTTTGGGATTTTGTTCATCTCAGAGAGCTGAAGTTGGAGATATATATGCCAAGGTTACCTGATCCCCAACACTTTCCTTCTCACCTTACGAAGATACACCTAGCGCAGTGTCGTTTGGAGAAAGATCCGATGCCGATTCTAGAGAAGCTGGAGCAGTTAAAAGAGGTTAACTTAGATGATGAATCTTTCAATGGGAGAAGAATGGTTTGCTCAAGGGGTGGGTTTCCTCAATTGCTAAAGCTATATTTTTATGGATTAAAAGAGTGGGAAGAGTGGATAGTAGAAGAAGGCTCCATGCCCCTTCTCCATTCTCTCGAGATTAGTAATTGTGGAAAACTAAAAGAGATTCCTCATGGACTGCGATTCATCACTTCCTTGGAGAATCTCAGTGTTAGCTTAAGGGGAGAGCAGTGCAAGATGATATTGTCCGAACAATACTTGCATTCTCGCCTTACATGCATAACTCTAAATGATTGTCGTTTTGAGGAGGATCCTATGcctattttagagaaattgcTTTACCTGAAACGGATTGATTTAAGCAACATATCTTTCGGTGGGAATAGAATGGTTTGCTCGAGGGGTGGGTTTCCTCAATTGGAAGCGATCTGGTTTTATGAATTAAAAGAGTTTGAAGAGTGGATAGTAGAAGAAGGCTCCATGCCCCTTCTCCGTACTCTCGTTATTAGTAACTGTGGAAAACTAAAAGAGATTCCTCATGGACTGCGATTCATCACTTCCTTGGAGAATCTCACTGTTAGGTTAAGGGGAGAGGAATGCAAGATGATATTGTCCGAACAATACTTGCATTCTCGCCTTACATGCATATATCTAACTGATTGTCGTTTTGAGGAGGATCCTATGcctattttagagaaattgcTTTACCTGCAATTGATTCATTTAGAGGACATATCTTTCGGTGGGAATAGAATGATTTACTCGAGGGTTGGGTTTCCTCGATTGGAACAGCTATCTTTTAATGTATTAAAAGAGTGGGAAGAGTGGATAGTAGAAGAAGGCTCCATGCCCCTTCTCCGTTCTCTCGATATTAGAGATTGCAAGAAATTAAAGGAGCTTCCTGAGGGGCTGCGATTCATCACTTCCTTGGAGAATCTGGCCTGTTATGGTATGGGAGAGGAGTGGAAGAAGAGATTGTCGGAAGGAGGAGAAGATTATTACAAAGTCCAACACATCCCTTATGTTCTATTCTAa